A genome region from Triticum aestivum cultivar Chinese Spring chromosome 2B, IWGSC CS RefSeq v2.1, whole genome shotgun sequence includes the following:
- the LOC123040766 gene encoding RNA-binding protein 48, whose amino-acid sequence MPRGRDEPAAVRVYTVCDESKYLIVRNVPSLGCGDELGTLFSSYGPLEECKPMDAEDCEEYTDVFFINFSQLSNARFAKRKLDESVFLGNRLQVSYAPQFESILDTKEKLEVRRNEVLSRIRSSVGSRSERLTQYSPGQGSSSGNLHHHMSPNKREYTKTLHASHIEDVRFSHVSSNKDYFPSESMNATVNLVRQKLDKIQSGSDGSNAVAASKKPRVDDRRRI is encoded by the exons ATGCCgcgcggccgcgacgagccggccGCCGTGCGCGTCTACACAGTATGCGACGAGTCCAA GTACCTCATCGTCCGGAACGTGCCTTCTCTCGGGTGCGGCGACGAGCTCGGCACCCTGTTCTCGTCGTACGGGCCGCTGGAAGA GTGCAAGCCCATGGATGCCGAGGACTGCGAGGAGTACACCGACGTCTTCTTCATCAACTTCTCGCAGCTCAGCAACGCGAG GTTCGCAAAAAGGAAGTTAGATGAGTCTGTATTTCTTGGCAACCGGCTGCAGGTGTCATATGCACCTCAATTTGAGAGTATTTTGGATACCAAGGAGAAACTGGAAGTCCGGAGAAACGAAGTCCTCAGCCGAATAAGAT CCTCTGTTGGAAGCAGATCAGAACGGTTAACTCAGTATTCTCCAGGGCAGGGATCTTCTAGTGGGAACTTGCATCATCATATGAGCCCCAATAAGAG GGAATACACAAAGACACTTCATGCTTCTCATATCGAAGATGTTCGTTTCAGTCATGTGTCCTCTAATAAG GACTATTTTCCATCCGAGTCGATGAATGCAACTGTAAATCTTGTGAGGCAGAAGCTTGATAAG ATACAGTCTGGCAGTGATGGTTCCAATGCTGTAGCTGCGTCCAAGAAACCAAGGGTTGATGACCGTAGGCGCATTTGA
- the LOC123043832 gene encoding pre-rRNA-processing protein ESF2, translating to MAEATENEHHNDEEEDMVGEGEGGTGSEGEEVGVAGKKRKRRPLKKKSVDGLSKRGVCYLSRVPPHMNPSHVRQIFSKYGEVQRIYLVPEGQGHRKHSNVKAKAYSEGWVEFAKKSVAKRVANLLNGEQIGGKKRSSFYYDIWNIKYLRKFKWDDLVGEIAEKTHIREQKLTLEITAAKKQRDHYLSNAEKSRTQKFIRERIKKKQKPEGKESNDVGETNNDRPIPRQNRAVEERGPNKKAKLSKNILAGVFGGSS from the exons ATGGCAGAGGCCACCGAGAACGAGCACCACAACGACGAAGAGGAAGACATGGTCGGAGAGGGGGAAGGAGGCACCGGGAGCGAAGGCGAGGAGGTTGGAGTGGCCGGCAAGAAGAGGAAGCGGCGGCCTCTGAAGAAGAAGAGCGTGGACGGCTTGAGCAAGCGCGGGGTGTGCTACCTCAGCCGCGTCCCTCCCCACATGAACCCGTCGCACGTCCGCCAGATCTTCTCCAAGTACGGCGAAGTGCAGAGGATCTACCTCGTCCCCGAAG GTCAAGGTCATCGCAAGCATAGTAACGTTAAAGCGAAGGCTTACTCCGAAGG GTGGGTTGAGTTTGCAAAGAAAAGCGTCGCCAAGAGGGTGGCTAATCTGCTTAATGGTGAACAAATAG GTGGGAAGAAGAGGTCGTCATTTTATTATGACATCTggaacataaaatatctcaggaaGTTCAAATGGGATGATCTGGTTGGTGAAATAG CTGAGAAGACTCATATCAGGGAACAGAAATTAACGTTGGAGATAACAGCTGCGAAGAAACAACGTGATCATTATCTCTCTAATGCTGAAAAGTCTCGTACACAGAAATTTATTCGTGAGCGCATAAAAAAG AAGCAAAAGCCGGAAGGAAAAGAATCCAATGATGTTGGTGAGACGAATAACGATCGTCCAATTCCTCGACAGAATAGAGCAGTTGAGGAGAGAGGCCCTAATAAAAAGGCAAAGCTCTCAAAAAATATTCTGGCCGGA GTATTCGGTGGTTCATCATGA